AGAATAATGAGTTTATGGCAAAGGTACGTGAAATGACGGTGCCTGTCTTATTGCTCATTAATAAGATTGATCTTACCGACCAGGAAAAGCTGGTCAAGCTGGTAGAAGAATGGAAGGAACTGCTTCCGCAGGCCGAGATTATTCCGATTTCTGCCGCTTCCAAGTTCAATGTGGATTATGTGATGAAGCGGATTAAGGAATTGCTGCCCGACTCTCCCCCTTATTTTGGGAAAGACCAATGGACGGACAAGCCTGCACGTTTCTTCGTGAATGAGATTATCCGTGAAAAGATTTTGCTCTATTACGACAAAGAGATTCCCTATTCGGTGGAAGTGGTCGTGGAAGAGTTTAAGGAAGAGCCGAAGAAGATTCAGATTCGGGCGATAATTTATGTGGAACGTGATTCGCAGAAAGGAATCATTATCGGTAAACAGGGAAAGGCGCTGAAGAAGGTTGCTACTGAGGCCCGCCGTGAATTGGAACGTTTCTTTGGAAAGACTATTTACCTGGA
The DNA window shown above is from Bacteroides faecium and carries:
- the era gene encoding GTPase Era; translated protein: MHKAGFVNIVGNPNVGKSTLMNALVGERISIATFKAQTTRHRIMGIYNTDEMQIVFSDTPGVLKPNYKLQESMLNFSTSALADADVLLYVTDVVETPDKNNEFMAKVREMTVPVLLLINKIDLTDQEKLVKLVEEWKELLPQAEIIPISAASKFNVDYVMKRIKELLPDSPPYFGKDQWTDKPARFFVNEIIREKILLYYDKEIPYSVEVVVEEFKEEPKKIQIRAIIYVERDSQKGIIIGKQGKALKKVATEARRELERFFGKTIYLETYVKVDKDWRSSDKELRNFGYQLD